In one Pseudomonas purpurea genomic region, the following are encoded:
- a CDS encoding ABC transporter permease: MNAILENKPATAPAKSRRRFPTELSIFLVLIGIGLVFEVFGWIVRDQSFLMNSQRLVLMILQVSIIGLLAIGVTQVIITTGIDLSSGSVLALSAMIAASLAQTSDFARAVFPSLTDLPVWIPVVAGLGVGLLAGAINGSIIAITGIPPFIATLGMMVSARGLARFYTEGQPVSMLSDSYTAIGHGAMPVIIFLVVAVIFHIALRYTKYGKYTYAIGGNMQAARTSGINVKRHLVIVYSIAGLLAGLAGVVASARAATGQAGMGMSYELDAIAAAVIGGTSLAGGVGRITGTVIGALILGVMASGFTFVGVDAYIQDIIKGLIIVVAVVIDQYRNKRKMKR; encoded by the coding sequence ATGAACGCGATACTGGAAAACAAGCCTGCAACGGCGCCAGCCAAGAGCCGTCGACGCTTTCCGACCGAGTTGAGTATCTTCCTGGTGCTGATCGGTATCGGCCTGGTGTTTGAGGTGTTCGGCTGGATCGTGCGTGACCAGAGCTTCCTGATGAACTCCCAGCGATTGGTGTTGATGATCCTGCAAGTCTCGATCATCGGCCTGCTGGCGATCGGTGTGACCCAAGTGATCATCACCACCGGCATCGACTTGTCGTCCGGCTCGGTGCTGGCCTTATCGGCGATGATTGCCGCGAGCCTGGCGCAGACCTCGGATTTTGCCCGGGCGGTGTTTCCCTCGCTGACCGATTTGCCGGTGTGGATTCCGGTGGTCGCCGGGCTCGGGGTCGGGCTGCTGGCCGGGGCGATCAACGGCAGCATCATCGCGATCACCGGGATTCCGCCCTTTATTGCCACGTTGGGCATGATGGTTTCGGCCCGTGGCCTGGCGCGGTTCTACACCGAAGGTCAACCGGTGAGCATGCTCTCGGATTCCTACACCGCCATCGGCCATGGCGCGATGCCGGTGATCATCTTTCTGGTGGTGGCGGTGATCTTCCACATCGCGCTGCGCTACACCAAGTACGGCAAGTACACCTACGCCATCGGCGGCAACATGCAGGCGGCGCGCACCTCGGGGATCAACGTCAAACGCCATCTGGTGATCGTCTACAGCATCGCCGGTTTGCTGGCAGGGCTGGCCGGGGTGGTGGCATCGGCCCGGGCGGCGACGGGGCAGGCGGGGATGGGCATGTCGTATGAATTGGACGCGATTGCCGCGGCGGTGATCGGCGGCACCAGCCTGGCAGGCGGAGTGGGGCGCATCACCGGCACCGTGATCGGCGCACTGATCCTCGGCGTCATGGCCAGCGGGTTTACCTTTGTCGGGGTCGACGCCTACATCCAGGACATCATCAAGGGCCTGATCATTGTGGTCGCGGTGGTCATCGACCAGTACCGCAACAAGCGCAAAATGAAGCGCTGA
- a CDS encoding TraR/DksA C4-type zinc finger protein, whose protein sequence is MTKEKLLAMPADDYMNAEQLAFFTALLQAMKVETHERIEQSRVAIESLDTPADPADAASVEEERHWLVNVIDRDQRMLPQLEMALGRIAEDTFGWCDDSGEPIGLKRLLISPTTKYCIEAQERHEQIDKHQRQA, encoded by the coding sequence ATGACAAAGGAAAAGTTGCTGGCCATGCCGGCAGATGACTACATGAATGCCGAGCAACTGGCTTTCTTCACTGCGCTGTTGCAAGCCATGAAGGTCGAAACCCACGAGCGTATCGAGCAAAGCCGTGTAGCCATCGAAAGCCTGGACACGCCTGCCGATCCTGCGGACGCTGCTTCCGTTGAAGAAGAGCGTCACTGGCTGGTCAATGTCATCGACCGTGACCAACGCATGCTGCCTCAGCTGGAAATGGCCCTGGGCCGTATCGCTGAAGACACCTTCGGCTGGTGCGACGACAGCGGTGAGCCAATCGGCCTGAAACGCCTGCTGATCAGCCCGACCACCAAGTACTGCATCGAAGCTCAAGAGCGTCACGAGCAAATCGACAAGCACCAGCGTCAAGCCTGA
- a CDS encoding methyl-accepting chemotaxis protein yields MTRDGSLAGAAPQWAATCGERNRWLAPTLQSIALMLLLCGMAVWEWSLYVGLPVAVVIVWLPRLRSRAVAQLPVTDNAGALGELTRDLSYSTTHNALSAAGVAFSVKQLAGKLQSQLDAAARIVSSAEVMIGTEKTTSQLSRQALGAASEAHQSSAEGRTVLADSIVRMHQLSQRANDSRELIEALSLRSEDIQRVTLVIQSIASQTNLLALNAAIEAARAGEHGRGFAVVADEVRGLAGRTATATDEVGVMVADIQQRTAQVVEQIRQLSSDLEVGVERVELTGQHLENIARLAAGVEGQVSDIAKGADTNREQLDSLFYAVEQMRSDLAVSDQQTRHLADAAVQMEGQAETISERLAEVGLDDYHQRIYDLAREGASQIAARFEADIEQGRISLDDLFDRNYQTLPNTTPAKYQTRFDRYTDQVLPAIQEPLLPRHEGLVFAIACTQQGYVPTHNAVFSQPLTGDAQVDSLHSRTKRKFADRTGIRCGSHQKPVLLQTYTRDTGELMHDLSVPIILKGRHWGGLRLGYKPEGAH; encoded by the coding sequence ATGACGAGAGATGGATCTCTGGCTGGCGCAGCACCGCAATGGGCGGCGACGTGCGGCGAGCGCAATCGCTGGCTGGCACCTACGCTGCAAAGCATCGCCCTGATGCTGTTGTTGTGTGGCATGGCTGTGTGGGAATGGTCACTGTATGTCGGCCTGCCTGTGGCCGTCGTGATTGTCTGGTTACCGCGCTTGCGCTCGCGGGCCGTCGCGCAATTGCCAGTCACCGATAACGCCGGTGCCCTCGGCGAATTGACTCGCGATCTTTCCTATAGCACCACTCATAACGCGCTGTCCGCCGCCGGCGTGGCCTTTTCGGTCAAGCAGTTGGCCGGCAAACTGCAATCCCAACTCGATGCCGCCGCCCGAATCGTCAGCAGCGCCGAAGTGATGATCGGCACCGAAAAAACCACTTCCCAGCTCAGCCGGCAGGCGCTCGGCGCCGCCAGCGAGGCGCATCAAAGCAGCGCCGAAGGGCGTACTGTGCTCGCCGACTCGATCGTGCGCATGCATCAGCTCAGTCAGCGCGCCAACGATAGCCGCGAGTTGATCGAAGCCTTGAGTCTGCGCAGCGAAGACATCCAGCGCGTGACCCTGGTGATTCAATCGATTGCCAGCCAGACCAACCTGCTGGCCCTGAACGCGGCCATCGAAGCTGCACGGGCCGGGGAGCATGGTCGTGGGTTTGCCGTGGTGGCCGACGAAGTTCGCGGCCTCGCCGGACGCACGGCGACCGCCACCGATGAAGTCGGGGTAATGGTGGCCGATATCCAGCAGCGTACGGCACAAGTGGTGGAGCAGATCCGCCAGTTGTCCAGCGACCTTGAAGTGGGCGTCGAGCGGGTGGAACTCACCGGCCAGCATCTGGAAAATATTGCGCGACTGGCCGCTGGTGTAGAAGGCCAGGTCAGCGACATCGCCAAGGGCGCAGACACTAACCGTGAGCAACTGGACAGCCTGTTTTACGCGGTCGAGCAAATGCGCAGCGATCTGGCGGTCAGCGATCAGCAGACTCGGCACCTGGCCGACGCGGCGGTGCAGATGGAGGGGCAGGCCGAAACCATCAGCGAGCGCCTGGCCGAAGTCGGGCTGGATGACTATCACCAACGCATCTACGACCTGGCGCGGGAAGGGGCGAGTCAGATTGCGGCGCGTTTCGAGGCCGACATCGAACAAGGGCGCATCAGCCTCGACGACTTGTTCGACCGCAACTATCAGACCCTTCCCAATACCACGCCGGCCAAGTACCAGACCCGTTTCGACCGTTACACTGATCAGGTCTTGCCAGCCATTCAGGAGCCGCTGCTGCCGCGTCACGAGGGGCTGGTGTTTGCCATCGCCTGCACGCAGCAGGGCTATGTGCCGACCCATAACGCGGTGTTCAGCCAGCCATTGACCGGCGATGCGCAGGTCGACAGCCTGCACAGTCGCACCAAACGTAAATTCGCCGACCGTACCGGCATTCGCTGCGGTAGCCATCAGAAGCCTGTATTGCTGCAAACCTACACCCGTGACACCGGGGAGCTGATGCACGACCTGTCGGTGCCGATCATCCTCAAGGGCCGCCATTGGGGCGGTTTGCGCCTGGGCTACAAGCCTGAAGGCGCGCACTGA
- a CDS encoding ABC transporter substrate-binding protein → MKGFRQLLVGLLVSMGVLLSPLPVSAATAPIHFADLNWESGSLITDILRIIVEKGYDLPTDTLPGTTITLETALANNDIQVIGEEWAGRSPVWVKAEAEGKVVSLGDTVKGATEGWWVPEYVVKGDPAKGIQALAPDLRSVSDLPRYKDVFSDPESPGKGRFLNSPIGWTSEVVNQQKLKAYGLTDSYVNFRSGSGAALDAEITSSIRRGKPVLFYYWSPTPLLGRFKLIQLEEPPFDAQAWKTLTDADNPNPKPSRSLPSKLSIGVSTPFQKQYPQIVAFFSKVDLPIGPLNKALAQMSEAHTPPRQAAEAFMKAHPDVWQAWVPKDVADKVFAELK, encoded by the coding sequence ATGAAAGGATTTCGACAGTTACTGGTCGGTTTACTGGTCTCGATGGGTGTCTTGTTGTCACCGCTTCCGGTCTCTGCGGCCACGGCGCCGATTCACTTTGCCGATTTGAACTGGGAAAGCGGCAGCTTGATCACCGACATTTTGCGGATCATTGTCGAAAAAGGTTACGACCTGCCGACCGATACGTTGCCCGGCACCACGATCACTCTGGAAACCGCGCTGGCCAACAATGACATCCAGGTCATTGGCGAGGAATGGGCCGGTCGCAGCCCTGTGTGGGTCAAGGCCGAAGCTGAAGGCAAGGTGGTGAGCCTGGGGGACACGGTCAAAGGGGCGACCGAAGGCTGGTGGGTGCCGGAATATGTGGTCAAGGGCGACCCGGCCAAGGGCATTCAGGCACTGGCGCCGGACTTGCGCAGTGTGTCGGACCTGCCGCGTTACAAGGATGTGTTCAGCGACCCGGAGAGTCCGGGCAAGGGGCGCTTTCTCAACAGCCCGATTGGCTGGACCTCTGAAGTGGTCAACCAGCAAAAACTCAAGGCGTATGGGCTGACGGACAGTTACGTGAACTTTCGCAGCGGCTCGGGCGCCGCGCTGGATGCGGAGATCACCTCGTCGATCCGTCGTGGCAAACCAGTCCTTTTCTACTATTGGTCGCCGACACCCTTGCTGGGCCGGTTCAAGTTGATCCAGCTGGAGGAGCCACCGTTCGACGCCCAAGCCTGGAAGACCCTGACGGATGCCGATAACCCCAACCCGAAACCCAGCCGCTCGCTGCCCTCCAAGCTTTCGATTGGCGTGTCCACGCCGTTCCAGAAGCAGTACCCGCAAATCGTAGCGTTTTTCAGCAAGGTCGACTTGCCCATCGGGCCTTTGAACAAGGCCCTGGCCCAGATGAGTGAGGCGCATACGCCACCGCGTCAGGCTGCCGAAGCGTTCATGAAGGCGCACCCGGACGTGTGGCAGGCCTGGGTGCCCAAGGATGTGGCGGATAAGGTCTTTGCCGAACTGAAATAA
- a CDS encoding TonB-dependent receptor, which produces MKHISLLAGLFGCACAPAWAQTTINLAPTTIDASEQESTAGLSLDQSSGMASRLGLSVRETPASVAVANRNDIERHSAQNFQDAANTLPGVNASAPPGFGGFVSYRGFTSSQITQMFNGINVAGGLARPVDAWIYDRVELVGGPSSLINGAGSVGGSLNYVTKLATREEQAAEGRVSYGSYDTTETAFGVNHALTDASSDVQHYARLDVSHNTGNGYIDRQERDAWSAAFSLLSDLTPDLSHTLALEYQDEHEDSPYWGTPVLNPKAGELQIDRHNRFNNYNVEDGRYEQRTLWLRSIIDYRLNDSTRLRNTLYHLDSQRDYRNLETYQYNADNSAVNRSTAYQVRHQGEQNGNQFELSHDTRLFGLDSTWSGGFEYKVNQTTNSPLNVKGASSVNPDHYQPGHFYDIPGTKSGYVSDKTNEVTTRALFVENRLALTETLSLLTGVRYDDIALDVTNHRAVTASNPRHLKRSWEPVTGRVGLTWQFIPTANAYVQYSTAVEQPGGTQDFDVSTGKQWEIGSKFNYLDGRGSATVAAYRIERSDFAVTDLQDPTKSIPVGQQTSKGIELASSFKITPKLLAEGNIAWVDARYDDFNEKNAAGMVISRKGNTPTNVPDRVANLWLTYDFAPRLQGGVDARYVASVYADNANTLTVPSYTLFGTFLSFKVDQHTTVTGRVRNLTNEVYAEFAHVSPAYYLGSPRTFELAVQSRF; this is translated from the coding sequence ATGAAACATATTTCCCTGCTCGCAGGCCTTTTCGGCTGCGCGTGCGCCCCTGCCTGGGCACAAACCACCATCAACCTGGCGCCGACCACCATCGATGCCAGTGAACAGGAATCCACTGCGGGCCTGAGCCTCGACCAATCCAGCGGCATGGCTTCACGCCTTGGATTGAGTGTGCGCGAAACACCCGCGTCGGTAGCCGTGGCCAACCGCAACGACATCGAACGCCACAGCGCGCAGAACTTTCAGGATGCCGCCAATACCTTGCCCGGCGTGAATGCCAGCGCCCCGCCGGGGTTCGGTGGGTTTGTGTCCTATCGTGGTTTCACCAGCAGCCAGATCACCCAGATGTTCAATGGCATCAATGTTGCCGGTGGCCTCGCACGGCCGGTGGACGCGTGGATCTATGACCGAGTGGAACTGGTCGGCGGACCTTCGTCCTTGATCAACGGTGCGGGCTCGGTTGGCGGGTCGCTGAACTACGTCACCAAACTGGCCACCCGCGAGGAGCAGGCGGCCGAAGGCCGGGTCAGCTATGGCAGCTACGACACCACCGAGACGGCGTTCGGCGTCAACCACGCACTGACTGACGCCAGCTCGGACGTTCAGCACTATGCGCGGCTGGATGTCAGCCACAACACCGGCAATGGCTACATTGATCGCCAGGAGCGCGACGCCTGGAGTGCCGCGTTCTCGCTGCTCAGCGACCTGACACCCGATCTGTCACACACCCTGGCGCTGGAGTACCAGGACGAACATGAGGACAGTCCTTACTGGGGCACCCCAGTACTTAATCCAAAAGCGGGCGAGTTGCAGATAGACAGGCATAACCGCTTCAACAACTACAACGTCGAGGACGGTCGGTATGAACAGCGCACACTGTGGCTGCGCTCGATCATCGACTACCGCCTCAACGACAGCACCCGCCTGCGCAACACCCTGTATCACCTGGACAGCCAACGCGATTACCGCAACCTGGAAACCTACCAGTACAACGCTGACAACAGCGCAGTGAACCGCTCCACCGCGTATCAGGTCCGGCATCAGGGCGAACAGAACGGCAACCAGTTCGAACTGAGCCACGACACACGTCTCTTTGGCCTGGACAGCACCTGGTCCGGTGGTTTCGAGTACAAGGTCAACCAGACGACCAATTCGCCATTGAACGTCAAAGGGGCAAGCTCGGTTAACCCCGACCACTATCAGCCGGGGCACTTTTACGACATTCCCGGCACGAAATCAGGGTATGTCAGCGACAAGACCAATGAGGTCACCACGCGAGCACTGTTTGTCGAAAACCGCCTGGCGCTCACCGAGACCCTGTCGCTGTTGACGGGCGTGCGCTATGACGATATCGCCCTGGACGTGACCAATCACCGAGCCGTGACCGCCAGCAATCCACGCCATCTCAAGCGCAGTTGGGAACCGGTTACGGGGCGTGTCGGCCTGACCTGGCAGTTCATTCCCACGGCCAATGCCTACGTGCAATACAGCACCGCCGTTGAACAACCGGGCGGCACTCAGGATTTTGATGTCTCGACAGGCAAGCAATGGGAAATCGGCAGCAAGTTCAACTACCTCGACGGTCGCGGCTCGGCAACCGTGGCGGCGTATCGCATCGAACGCAGTGACTTCGCCGTGACCGATCTACAGGACCCGACCAAGAGCATCCCGGTGGGACAGCAGACCTCAAAAGGCATCGAACTGGCGAGCTCCTTCAAGATCACGCCCAAGCTCCTGGCCGAAGGCAACATTGCCTGGGTGGATGCCCGATACGACGACTTCAACGAAAAAAATGCAGCCGGCATGGTGATCTCGCGCAAAGGCAATACACCCACCAACGTCCCTGACCGTGTCGCCAACCTGTGGCTGACGTACGACTTCGCTCCACGCCTGCAAGGTGGGGTGGATGCGCGTTATGTGGCCTCGGTCTACGCGGACAATGCCAACACCCTGACTGTGCCGTCGTACACCTTGTTCGGGACATTCCTGAGCTTCAAGGTGGATCAGCACACCACGGTCACTGGCCGGGTGCGTAACCTGACCAACGAGGTGTATGCCGAGTTTGCCCATGTTTCACCGGCGTACTACCTGGGCAGCCCGCGAACATTCGAGCTGGCGGTGCAAAGCCGATTTTAA
- a CDS encoding DUF2946 domain-containing protein, which translates to MKLARTDRSLIAWMLYCCVLFNVFACSLGHGQMVGMQLNGIGGQFCTVDPATQAPAQSSPTEEKLPTLSKAFGCPLCSTGGMGPALNSSLTLAVLAQQHSLPPATVSNAEIPARFTWPSANPRAPPVA; encoded by the coding sequence ATGAAACTCGCCCGAACCGACCGCTCGCTCATTGCCTGGATGCTCTATTGCTGCGTCCTGTTCAATGTATTCGCCTGCAGCCTCGGTCACGGGCAAATGGTCGGCATGCAGCTCAACGGCATCGGCGGCCAGTTCTGTACCGTCGACCCGGCAACCCAGGCCCCTGCGCAATCAAGTCCGACGGAAGAGAAACTGCCGACCCTGTCCAAGGCATTCGGCTGTCCGCTGTGTTCCACCGGCGGCATGGGCCCGGCGCTCAACTCCAGCCTGACCCTGGCGGTGCTTGCGCAACAACACAGCCTGCCACCGGCGACCGTTTCCAACGCTGAAATCCCTGCACGCTTCACCTGGCCGTCGGCCAACCCTCGCGCACCTCCTGTCGCTTAA
- a CDS encoding DUF3995 domain-containing protein, with product MTWVVSQGIVVFFVLISLVHVYWAAGGQWAIEAVVPQVKGGEDGALRPAFKPSALATSAVAVALLVIAGLVSLRAGLFMAPIRHWALQWLISAIAMLMFARAIGDSNQVGFFKEKVASTFARLDTLVYSPLCLILGAGLLVIAWV from the coding sequence ATGACGTGGGTGGTTTCTCAAGGGATTGTTGTGTTTTTTGTGCTGATCAGCCTGGTTCATGTGTATTGGGCGGCTGGTGGCCAATGGGCCATCGAAGCGGTGGTGCCGCAGGTGAAGGGCGGTGAAGACGGGGCTTTGCGGCCCGCGTTCAAACCGTCAGCGCTGGCTACTTCGGCGGTTGCCGTGGCGTTGCTGGTGATTGCCGGGTTGGTGAGTCTGCGGGCCGGGTTGTTTATGGCGCCGATCAGGCATTGGGCGTTGCAGTGGTTGATCAGCGCGATTGCGATGCTGATGTTCGCCCGGGCAATCGGCGATTCCAATCAGGTGGGGTTCTTCAAGGAGAAGGTCGCGTCGACGTTTGCCCGTCTCGATACCTTGGTCTACTCACCGCTGTGCCTGATACTGGGGGCTGGATTACTGGTCATTGCCTGGGTCTGA
- a CDS encoding Na+/H+ antiporter subunit G, which yields MNAMDNLPLWAEILVAVLLVISSLFALIGAVGMLRMKDFFQRMHPPALASTLGAWCVALASIIYFSALKSSPVIHAWLIPVLLSITMPVTTLLLARAALFRKRMAGDDVPAEVSSRRTESGS from the coding sequence ATGAACGCGATGGATAATTTGCCGCTGTGGGCGGAAATACTGGTGGCGGTGCTGCTGGTGATCAGCAGCCTATTTGCCTTGATCGGTGCAGTGGGCATGCTGCGCATGAAGGATTTTTTCCAGCGCATGCACCCGCCCGCATTGGCCTCGACCCTGGGGGCCTGGTGCGTGGCGCTGGCCTCGATCATCTATTTTTCGGCACTCAAATCGTCGCCGGTCATACACGCCTGGCTGATTCCGGTGCTGCTGTCGATCACCATGCCTGTGACCACGTTGCTGCTGGCGCGGGCGGCGCTGTTCCGCAAGCGCATGGCCGGCGATGACGTGCCAGCCGAAGTCAGCAGTCGGCGGACTGAAAGCGGAAGCTGA
- a CDS encoding K+/H+ antiporter subunit F — MSALLSNAIVFSLFLFSVAMVLTLIRLFKGPSAQDRVLALDYLYILAMLMMLVLGIRYASDTYFEAALLIALFGFVGSFALAKFLLRGEVIE; from the coding sequence ATGAGTGCCCTACTCTCGAACGCCATTGTGTTCAGCCTGTTCCTGTTTTCCGTGGCCATGGTCCTGACCCTGATTCGCCTGTTCAAAGGGCCGTCGGCACAGGACCGGGTTCTGGCGCTGGACTACCTGTACATCCTCGCCATGCTGATGATGCTGGTGCTGGGAATCCGTTATGCCAGTGACACGTACTTTGAAGCGGCGCTGCTGATCGCGCTGTTTGGCTTCGTCGGCTCGTTTGCCCTGGCGAAATTCCTGCTGCGTGGCGAGGTGATTGAATGA
- a CDS encoding Na+/H+ antiporter subunit E, which translates to MKRLFPAPWLSLALWLLWLVLNLSVSPGNLLLGALLGFCAPLMMRKLRPLPIRIRRPGIIVRLFFLVGRDVLVSNILVAWGVLNARRCPPRSQFIKVPLDLRDANGLAALSMITTVVPGTVWSELALDRSILLLHVFDLDDEAQFIEHFKTTYERPLMEIFE; encoded by the coding sequence ATGAAACGCCTGTTCCCTGCACCCTGGCTGTCGCTGGCGCTCTGGCTGTTGTGGCTGGTGCTGAACCTGTCGGTCAGCCCTGGCAACCTGTTGCTCGGCGCGCTGCTGGGGTTCTGTGCGCCATTGATGATGCGCAAGCTGCGACCGTTGCCGATCCGCATTCGTCGCCCCGGCATCATTGTGCGGCTGTTTTTCCTGGTGGGTCGGGATGTGCTGGTGTCGAACATTCTGGTCGCCTGGGGCGTGCTGAACGCCCGTCGCTGCCCGCCGCGCTCACAGTTCATCAAAGTACCGCTGGACCTGCGCGATGCCAACGGCCTCGCAGCGCTGTCGATGATTACCACCGTGGTTCCCGGCACCGTGTGGTCGGAACTGGCGCTGGATCGCAGCATTCTGCTGCTGCATGTATTCGACCTGGATGACGAGGCGCAGTTTATCGAGCACTTCAAGACGACGTACGAGCGCCCCTTGATGGAGATTTTCGAATGA
- a CDS encoding monovalent cation/H+ antiporter subunit D, which translates to MTLMPHLIAAPILLPLLTAALMLMLGEKHRPLKARINLFSSLVGLGIAVLLLQWTQQTDVPGSIGVYLPGNWQVPFGIVLVVDRLSALMLVLTGIIGVSALLFAMARWDRAGASFHALFQIQLMGLYGAFLTADLFNLFVFFEVLLAASYGLMLHGSGRARVSAGLHYISINLLASSLFLIGAALIYGVTGTLNMADLALKIPLVPEADRGLLHAGAAILAVAFLAKAGMWPLNFWLVPAYSAASAPVAAMFAIMTKVGVYTLLRLWTLLFSGQAGASAYFGGEWLTYGGMATIVCAGLAILAAQRLERMASLSILVSAGILLSAIGFAQPNLIGAALFYLVSSTLALSALFLLAELIERSHSVNEAPLDDEIEALPRPLESTQPTKGINLDDDQKAVVGQVIPWTMAFLGLSFIACALLIIGMPPLSGFIGKLSLLSALLNPLGLGNDNPEPISNAAWGLLALLILSGLASLIAFSRLGIQRFWTPAERPSPVLRRFECIPIIALLGLSILLTFKAEPLLRYTQAAADTLNDPKQYVMAVLGTRAVPSPEAKTALQEVQP; encoded by the coding sequence ATGACCTTGATGCCTCATTTGATTGCCGCACCGATCCTGCTGCCGCTGCTGACCGCCGCGCTGATGCTGATGCTGGGCGAGAAGCATCGTCCGCTCAAAGCCCGGATCAATCTGTTTTCCAGTCTCGTGGGCCTGGGCATTGCCGTGTTGCTGCTGCAATGGACCCAGCAAACCGACGTGCCGGGCTCCATCGGCGTGTACCTGCCGGGCAACTGGCAAGTACCGTTCGGTATCGTCCTGGTGGTCGATCGCTTGTCGGCGCTGATGCTGGTGCTCACCGGCATCATCGGCGTGAGCGCCCTGCTCTTCGCCATGGCCCGCTGGGACCGTGCCGGCGCAAGTTTCCACGCGCTGTTCCAGATTCAGCTGATGGGCCTCTACGGGGCCTTCCTGACGGCGGACCTGTTCAACCTGTTCGTGTTCTTCGAAGTGCTGCTCGCGGCGTCCTATGGCTTGATGCTGCACGGTTCGGGTCGGGCGCGGGTGTCGGCGGGCCTGCACTACATTTCCATCAACCTGCTGGCGTCTTCGTTATTCCTGATTGGCGCGGCGCTGATCTATGGCGTCACGGGCACCCTGAACATGGCGGACCTGGCGCTGAAGATTCCACTGGTGCCAGAAGCCGACCGCGGCTTGTTGCACGCTGGTGCGGCGATTCTGGCCGTGGCGTTCCTGGCCAAGGCTGGCATGTGGCCGCTGAACTTCTGGCTGGTGCCAGCCTACTCCGCGGCCAGTGCGCCGGTGGCGGCGATGTTCGCGATCATGACCAAGGTCGGCGTCTACACCTTGCTGCGCCTGTGGACGCTGCTGTTCTCCGGCCAGGCCGGTGCATCGGCCTACTTTGGCGGTGAATGGCTGACCTACGGCGGCATGGCCACGATTGTCTGCGCCGGGCTGGCGATACTCGCGGCCCAGCGGCTGGAGCGCATGGCCAGCCTGAGCATTCTGGTCTCGGCCGGGATTCTGTTGTCGGCCATCGGTTTTGCGCAGCCCAACCTGATCGGCGCGGCGCTGTTCTACCTGGTCAGTTCGACCCTGGCCCTGAGCGCACTGTTCTTGCTGGCGGAGTTGATCGAGCGCTCGCACTCGGTCAACGAGGCGCCGCTGGACGATGAAATCGAAGCCCTGCCGCGACCGCTCGAATCCACTCAGCCCACCAAAGGCATCAACCTGGATGACGACCAGAAAGCCGTGGTCGGCCAGGTGATTCCCTGGACCATGGCGTTCCTCGGTTTGAGCTTCATTGCCTGTGCGCTGCTGATTATCGGCATGCCGCCGTTGTCAGGGTTTATCGGCAAGCTGAGCCTGCTCAGCGCCCTGCTCAACCCGCTGGGCCTGGGCAATGACAACCCCGAACCGATCTCGAACGCTGCCTGGGGACTGCTCGCCCTGCTGATTCTCTCGGGGCTGGCGTCGCTGATCGCCTTCTCGCGCCTGGGCATCCAGCGCTTCTGGACGCCAGCGGAGCGCCCGTCGCCTGTGCTGCGGCGCTTCGAATGCATTCCCATCATCGCCCTGCTGGGCCTGAGCATTCTGCTGACCTTCAAGGCCGAACCGCTGCTGCGTTATACCCAGGCCGCCGCCGACACCTTGAACGACCCGAAACAGTACGTCATGGCCGTGCTCGGCACTCGCGCGGTGCCTAGCCCTGAAGCCAAAACCGCCCTGCAGGAGGTGCAACCATGA
- a CDS encoding Na+/H+ antiporter subunit C, with translation MEEVIAIAIGVLAASGVWLVLRPRTFQVVMGLCLLSYGVNLFIFSMGSLFIGKEPNIKDGVPQDLLHYTDPLPQALVLTAIVISFAMTALFLVVLLASRGLTGTDHVDGREPKE, from the coding sequence ATGGAAGAAGTCATCGCAATTGCCATCGGCGTACTGGCGGCCTCCGGGGTCTGGCTGGTGCTGCGCCCCCGGACCTTTCAGGTGGTGATGGGCCTGTGCCTGCTGTCCTATGGGGTCAACCTGTTCATCTTCAGCATGGGCAGCCTGTTCATCGGCAAAGAACCGAACATCAAGGACGGTGTGCCGCAGGACTTGCTGCATTACACCGACCCGCTGCCCCAGGCGCTGGTGCTGACGGCTATCGTCATCAGCTTCGCCATGACGGCGTTGTTTCTCGTGGTACTGCTGGCCTCCCGGGGCCTGACCGGCACCGACCATGTGGATGGCCGGGAGCCTAAAGAATGA